In one window of Henckelia pumila isolate YLH828 chromosome 1, ASM3356847v2, whole genome shotgun sequence DNA:
- the LOC140868263 gene encoding uncharacterized protein → MSDSSPESRLDNPAESSSIDTLDDGISEAECEGTGPNIFSAKKKRYIHAIMVGAAIYYEKTKVQINNNDGDNQSQEQQQVLEAGTDGNDQVQQVLEAGADGHDQVQQEIEGGADGQVHEQVLEGADGDHEVQQEVVEGGADGGHEVQQEFFEAGGADGSQVQQEIEGNAVVVEAAAGDEAAVVDEDLRLADEDVFPILSRDVKIGRKEFRFMDVCFLISLFETLYHS, encoded by the coding sequence ATGTCAGATTCATCACCGGAAAGCAGGTTGGACAATCCAGCTGAATCATCGAGCATTGACACTTTAGATGACGGGATAAGCGAAGCAGAGTGCGAAGGTACCGGTCCAAACATATTCAGTGCaaagaaaaaaagatatatTCATGCTATTATGGTTGGGGCAGCGATATATTATGAGAAAACTAAAGTACAGATCAACAACAATGATGGTGATAATCAGAGTCAAGAACAACAACAGGTACTCGAAGCTGGCACTGATGGTAATGATCAGGTTCAACAAGTACTAGAAGCTGGCGCTGATGGTCATGATCAGGTTCAACAAGAAATCGAAGGCGGCGCTGATGGTCAGGTTCATGAACAAGTACTCGAAGGCGCTGATGGTGATCATGAGGTTCAACAAGAAGTCGTCGAAGGTGGGGCTGATGGTGGTCATGAGGTTCAACAAGAATTTTTCGAAGCTGGTGGCGCTGATGGTAGTCAGGTTCAACAAGAAATCGAAGGCAATGCGGTCGTGGTGGAAGCCGCCGCCGGTGATGAGGCGGCAGTAGTGGACGAGGATCTAAGACTGGCGGATGAAGATGTGTTCCCGATACTTTCTCGAGATGTAAAGATCGGAAGAAAAGAATTTCGTTTTATGGATGTTTGCTTCCTAATATCACTGTTTGAAACTTTATATCACAGTTGA